A stretch of the Archangium violaceum genome encodes the following:
- a CDS encoding carboxylesterase family protein, translating to MNRYATLAMVAIGLAACGNPAIKEIRDGKIEGTIVDGVSSYKGIPFAAPPVGDLRWRAPEPVVPWSGVRSARDFAPACMQGWLGVLLSGGRSGVSEDCLYLNVWTPTDEPDARLPVLVYIHGGAFTGGTPGIPAFDGERLAREGNIVVVTIPHRLGALGFLASPELSRETGHGSGTWGLQDLVANAPLRPRRGKRLRLVHSRQPPPRRFPAARQGMRSR from the coding sequence ATGAATCGATATGCCACTCTTGCCATGGTCGCCATCGGTCTGGCGGCCTGTGGGAACCCTGCCATCAAGGAAATCCGGGACGGGAAGATCGAAGGGACGATCGTGGACGGGGTCAGCAGTTACAAGGGGATCCCCTTCGCGGCTCCACCGGTCGGCGACCTGCGCTGGCGTGCTCCCGAGCCGGTGGTGCCATGGAGCGGCGTCCGGTCGGCCAGGGATTTCGCGCCGGCCTGCATGCAGGGCTGGCTCGGCGTTCTCCTGTCGGGAGGGCGAAGCGGCGTCAGCGAGGACTGCCTGTACCTGAACGTCTGGACACCGACAGACGAGCCTGACGCGAGGCTGCCCGTGCTCGTGTACATCCACGGGGGGGCATTCACCGGTGGGACCCCTGGCATCCCCGCCTTTGACGGAGAGCGGCTCGCCCGCGAGGGCAACATCGTCGTGGTGACGATTCCCCACCGGCTCGGAGCCCTCGGCTTCCTGGCATCCCCGGAACTGAGTCGCGAAACGGGCCACGGCTCGGGGACCTGGGGGCTCCAGGATCTCGTGGCAAACGCGCCGCTCCGGCCGAGGCGCGGGAAGCGCCTGCGCCTCGTGCACTCGAGGCAGCCCCCTCCCCGCCGCTTTCCGGCGGCGCGGCAAGGAATGCGCTCTCGATAA
- a CDS encoding pyridoxamine 5'-phosphate oxidase family protein, translating to MNGAITTVAELEARIGKAPAPVNLKVIDHLDKGALRWLAASPVMFAGFGEAPRIGVTLGGGSPGFAGGDAHELRVPTALLDDPTLARPGMGFGSLFLLPGIGETLRVNGRVARVDEGELRVTVEECYGHCAKALLRSEFWAASPGVATPRDAETFLAASRFMALATIDAQGRADLSPRGDPAGTMASLQDGRAWFADRPGNRRVDSFHNIVVQPHVAATLLIPGSTHVVQLSGSARLTTGEDAVRARFTVQGKTPTLVIGIDQPALELRESPTLVRARLWPLQTRTESVDPAKVFVAHFKLNSDKGLGVRLAGALLSVPGVTGLLQKGLEKDYKNNLY from the coding sequence ATGAATGGCGCGATCACCACGGTGGCTGAATTGGAAGCCCGCATCGGCAAGGCGCCGGCGCCGGTGAACCTCAAGGTCATCGATCATCTGGACAAAGGGGCGCTGCGCTGGCTCGCCGCGTCGCCGGTGATGTTCGCCGGGTTCGGGGAGGCTCCGCGCATCGGCGTCACCCTCGGTGGCGGCTCCCCCGGTTTCGCCGGGGGCGATGCGCACGAGCTGCGCGTGCCCACCGCGCTGCTCGATGACCCGACACTGGCCCGGCCGGGCATGGGGTTCGGCTCGCTGTTCCTGCTGCCCGGCATTGGCGAGACCCTGCGCGTCAACGGCAGGGTGGCCCGGGTGGACGAGGGCGAGCTGCGCGTCACGGTCGAGGAATGCTACGGCCATTGCGCCAAGGCACTGCTCCGCTCGGAGTTCTGGGCGGCCTCGCCTGGCGTGGCCACGCCACGGGATGCCGAGACCTTCCTGGCCGCCAGCCGCTTCATGGCGCTGGCGACGATCGACGCCCAGGGACGCGCCGACCTCAGCCCCCGGGGAGATCCGGCGGGCACGATGGCGAGTCTCCAGGACGGCAGGGCCTGGTTCGCCGATCGCCCGGGAAACCGCCGGGTGGACAGCTTCCACAACATCGTCGTCCAGCCGCACGTCGCCGCCACGCTCCTGATTCCCGGCTCCACGCACGTCGTCCAGCTCTCGGGGAGCGCGAGGCTCACGACCGGCGAGGACGCGGTGCGCGCGCGCTTCACCGTCCAGGGCAAGACACCGACGCTGGTCATCGGCATCGACCAGCCGGCCCTCGAGCTGCGCGAGAGCCCCACCCTCGTGCGCGCCCGGCTCTGGCCCCTCCAGACGCGGACCGAGAGCGTCGATCCGGCGAAGGTGTTCGTCGCGCACTTCAAGCTCAACAGCGACAAGGGCCTCGGGGTCCGACTGGCGGGCGCGCTCCTGTCGGTTCCCGGCGTCACCGGCCTCCTCCAGAAGGGCTTGGAGAAGGACTACAAGAACAACCTCTACTGA
- a CDS encoding helix-turn-helix domain-containing protein, which translates to MRLPDGVPQHLDVDPDEISRPVLVVGTGLVTEGLELDFHTHRKAQLFFVSRGEVTCEASNALWLVPPQSALWLPGGTNHRLTGRAPLEGLALFVEPDAVATLPKECCAVSVSPLLRELLLRAAALPVLYPLDGPEARLVTVLLDELAAAQVEQLRLPMPTDARLRRLVELLTAHPADGATLKDWAKRMGMSERTLNRLLVHETGMSFGRWRQRLHIILALQWLTRGASVQSVAMDLGYESASSFVTMFRKALGTSPARYITRRLDPASAGGGADPLAES; encoded by the coding sequence ATGCGCCTCCCGGACGGTGTCCCCCAGCACCTGGATGTCGATCCGGACGAGATCTCCCGGCCCGTCCTGGTGGTGGGGACGGGGCTGGTGACCGAAGGGCTGGAGCTGGACTTCCACACCCACCGCAAGGCCCAGCTGTTCTTCGTGAGCCGCGGCGAGGTGACCTGCGAGGCTTCCAACGCCCTGTGGCTCGTTCCGCCCCAGTCGGCGTTGTGGCTTCCCGGCGGGACGAACCACCGCCTCACGGGCCGGGCCCCGCTCGAGGGGCTCGCGCTGTTCGTGGAGCCCGACGCGGTCGCCACCCTGCCGAAGGAGTGCTGCGCGGTGTCCGTCAGCCCGCTGCTGCGCGAGCTGCTGCTCCGTGCCGCGGCGCTGCCCGTCCTGTATCCGCTCGACGGGCCCGAGGCCCGGCTGGTCACCGTGCTGCTCGATGAGCTGGCGGCGGCCCAGGTGGAGCAGCTGCGCCTACCCATGCCCACCGACGCGCGGCTCCGGCGGCTCGTCGAGCTGCTCACCGCCCATCCGGCGGACGGCGCCACCCTGAAGGACTGGGCGAAGCGGATGGGCATGAGCGAGCGCACCTTGAACCGCCTGCTCGTCCACGAGACCGGCATGAGCTTTGGCCGGTGGCGCCAGCGCCTTCACATCATCCTGGCGTTGCAATGGCTCACGCGGGGCGCCTCCGTGCAGAGCGTGGCCATGGATCTCGGCTACGAGAGCGCGAGCAGCTTCGTGACCATGTTCCGCAAGGCGCTCGGCACGTCGCCCGCGCGCTACATCACGCGGCGGCTCGACCCCGCCAGCGCGGGCGGTGGCGCTGACCCGCTCGCGGAGAGTTGA